Proteins co-encoded in one Malus sylvestris chromosome 7, drMalSylv7.2, whole genome shotgun sequence genomic window:
- the LOC126628616 gene encoding ADP,ATP carrier protein 1, mitochondrial-like: protein MVDQVQHPSVVQKVAGQLLQQSIQGYDNGFQRPGMYQRRAYGNYTNAALQYPFMPACRATTDMSLVPSTASPIFVQAPAEKGHFLIDFLMGGVSAAVSKTAAAPIERVKLLIQNQDEMIKTGRLSQPYKGIGECFSRTIKEEGFGSLWRGNTANVIRYFPTQALNFAFKDYFKRLFNFKKDRDGYWKWFAGNLASGGAAGASSLFFVYSLDYARTRLANDSKAAKKGGERQFNGLVDVYRKTLKSDGIAGLYRGFNISCVGIIVYRGLYFGLYDSLKPVVLTGGLQDSFFASFALGWVITNGAGLASYPIDTVRRRMMMTSGEAVKYKSSLDAFQQILKNEGAKSLFKGAGANILRAIAGAGVLSGYDKLQLLVFGKKYGSGSG from the exons ATGGTTGATCAGGTTCAACATCCTTCTGTCGTCCAGAAGGTAGCTGGCCAGCTCCTTCAGCAATCTATCCAGGGTTACGATAATGGCTTCCAAAGACCAGGAATGTACCAAAGACGTGCTTATGGGAACTACACTAATGCTGCACTGCAGTATCCCTTCATGCCAGCATGCAGAGCTACCACTGATATGTCTTTGGTTCCATCAACTGCATCACCCATCTTTGTTCAAGCCCCTGCAGAGAAAGGCCACTTTCTGATTGATTTTCTCATGGGTGGAGTCTCTGCTGCCGTGTCTAAAACTGCTGCTGCCCCAATTGAGCGTGTCAAGCTGTTGATTCAAAACCAGGATGAGATGATCAAAACTGGTCGTTTGTCTCAACCCTACAAGGGCATTGGGGAGTGCTTTAGCCGTACAATCAAGGAAGAGGGTTTTGGTTCATTGTGGAGAGGGAACACTGCCAATGTTATCCGTTACTTCCCCACTCAG GCCTTGAACTTTGCATTCAAGGATTACTTCAAGAGGCTGTTCAACTTCAAGAAAGACCGGGACGGTTATTGGAAATGGTTTGCTGGTAACTTGGCTTCAGGAGGTGCTGCTGGtgcttcttctcttttctttgtctACTCGTTGGATTATGCTCGTACTCGTTTGGCTAATGATTCTAAAGCTGCAAAGAAGGGAGGAGAAAGACAATTCAATGGTCTGGTTGATGTCTACAGGAAGACTTTGAAATCTGATGGAATTGCTGGTCTTTACCGTGGATTCAACATCTCCTGTGTTGGAATTATTGTCTACCGTGGTCTCTACTTTGGACTGTATGATTCACTGAAGCCTGTTGTCCTGACTGGAGGCTTGCAG GATAGTTTCTTCGCTAGCTTTGCCCTTGGTTGGGTCATCACCAATGGTGCTGGTCTTGCATCCTACCCAATTGACACTGTCCGCAGAAGAATGATGATGACCTCCGGTGAAGCCGTCAAGTACAAGAGTTCCCTGGATGCCTTCCAACAAATCTTGAAGAACGAGGGTGCCAAGTCTCTCTTCAAGGGTGCTGGTGCTAACATCCTCCGTGCCATTGCTGGTGCTGGTGTGCTGTCTGGTTATGACAAGCTACAGCTGCTTGTGTTCGGCAAGAAGTACGGATCTGGTTCCGGTTAA